From the genome of Brienomyrus brachyistius isolate T26 chromosome 8, BBRACH_0.4, whole genome shotgun sequence, one region includes:
- the c8h20orf96 gene encoding uncharacterized protein C20orf96 homolog isoform X1 yields the protein MTTSLPNHVIFPFKECFQKVDYSRWARYSRRPAPLPTARAPAVPPKSDAYRHRGAPSVHQQNNTRAAPDESLRSLVQRTGKKEMVKDTFPWNENDKILKLLIQSRKTAVEELERHCAHLLAMNCQQFGEIARTEMCSFSCAQDRILQHEKLKRSIVALKGWSQREVKKAKEELEDAEREAKEAICELQGQLEEMELQVVKTHAEVNSLRTYKDRQYHVNESRIAQLRREVEQVKESRKVTDTPLQRLSSVTLSLSQTMAEHDKIMKETDLHKKVIRELEEASREVEEDIKQLKQSGASVSKDASQRRPPRTHKCTPDMDVNIDIPREEWLPI from the exons ATGACcacatcattaccaaaccatgtaATATTCCCCTTTAAGGAATGTTTTCAGAAAGTG GATTACAGCAGGTGGGCGCGGTACAGCAGGCGCCCTGCTCCCCTGCCCACGGCACGTGCTCCTGCTGTCCCACCCAAGAGTGATGCCTATAGACACAGGGGCGCCCCCTCTGTGCACCAGCAAAACAACACCAGAGCAG CCCCTGACGAATCATTGAGGTCTTTGGTTCAACGCACAGGAAAGAAAGAGATGGTGAAAGACACCTTTCCATGGAACGAAAATGACAAAATACTTAAG TTGCTCATCCAGTCAAGAAAGACAGCAGTGGAAGAGCTGgagaggcactgtgcccatctCCTGGCCATGAACTGTCAGCAGTTCGGGGAGATCGCTCGTACCGAGATGTGCTCCTTCAGCTGTGCTCAGGACCGTATCCTTCAGCACGAGAAACTCAAG AGATCTATCGTAGCTTTAAAAGGCTGGAGTCAAAGAGAGGTGAAAAAGGCCAAAGAGGAATTAGAGGATGCGGAACGAGAGGCAAAGGAAGCCATCTGCG AACTTCAGGGGCAGCTTGAAGagatggagctgcaggtggtgaAAACCCATGCTGAAGTAAACTCACTGAGGACCTACAAGGACAGGCAGTACCATGTAAATGAATCGAGGATCGCTCAGCTCAGAAGGGAGGTTGAGCAGGTGAAGGAATCGAGGAAGGTAACAGATACCCCCTTACAGCGG CTGTCCAGTGTTACTCTTAGCCTTTCCCAGACCATGGCAGAACATGACAAAATAATGAAAGAAACTGACCTTCACAAAAAG GTCATTAGGGAGCTTGAGGAGGCCAGCAGGGAAGTGGAGGAGGATATCAAGCAGCTAAAGCAGTCAGGAGCGAGTGTGAGCAAGGACGCCTCACAACGAAGACCCCCCAGGACACACAA ATGTACTCCAGATATGGACGTGAACATAGACATTCCCAGAGAAGAATGGCTTCCTATTTAA
- the c8h20orf96 gene encoding uncharacterized protein C20orf96 homolog isoform X4 codes for MTTSLPNHVIFPFKECFQKVDYSRWARYSRRPAPLPTARAPAVPPKSDAYRHRGAPSVHQQNNTRAAPDESLRSLVQRTGKKEMVKDTFPWNENDKILKLLIQSRKTAVEELERHCAHLLAMNCQQFGEIARTEMCSFSCAQDRILQHEKLKRSIVALKGWSQREVKKAKEELEDAEREAKEAICELQGQLEEMELQVVKTHAEVNSLRTYKDRQYHVNESRIAQLRREVEQLSSVTLSLSQTMAEHDKIMKETDLHKKVIRELEEASREVEEDIKQLKQSGASVSKDASQRRPPRTHKCTPDMDVNIDIPREEWLPI; via the exons ATGACcacatcattaccaaaccatgtaATATTCCCCTTTAAGGAATGTTTTCAGAAAGTG GATTACAGCAGGTGGGCGCGGTACAGCAGGCGCCCTGCTCCCCTGCCCACGGCACGTGCTCCTGCTGTCCCACCCAAGAGTGATGCCTATAGACACAGGGGCGCCCCCTCTGTGCACCAGCAAAACAACACCAGAGCAG CCCCTGACGAATCATTGAGGTCTTTGGTTCAACGCACAGGAAAGAAAGAGATGGTGAAAGACACCTTTCCATGGAACGAAAATGACAAAATACTTAAG TTGCTCATCCAGTCAAGAAAGACAGCAGTGGAAGAGCTGgagaggcactgtgcccatctCCTGGCCATGAACTGTCAGCAGTTCGGGGAGATCGCTCGTACCGAGATGTGCTCCTTCAGCTGTGCTCAGGACCGTATCCTTCAGCACGAGAAACTCAAG AGATCTATCGTAGCTTTAAAAGGCTGGAGTCAAAGAGAGGTGAAAAAGGCCAAAGAGGAATTAGAGGATGCGGAACGAGAGGCAAAGGAAGCCATCTGCG AACTTCAGGGGCAGCTTGAAGagatggagctgcaggtggtgaAAACCCATGCTGAAGTAAACTCACTGAGGACCTACAAGGACAGGCAGTACCATGTAAATGAATCGAGGATCGCTCAGCTCAGAAGGGAGGTTGAGCAG CTGTCCAGTGTTACTCTTAGCCTTTCCCAGACCATGGCAGAACATGACAAAATAATGAAAGAAACTGACCTTCACAAAAAG GTCATTAGGGAGCTTGAGGAGGCCAGCAGGGAAGTGGAGGAGGATATCAAGCAGCTAAAGCAGTCAGGAGCGAGTGTGAGCAAGGACGCCTCACAACGAAGACCCCCCAGGACACACAA ATGTACTCCAGATATGGACGTGAACATAGACATTCCCAGAGAAGAATGGCTTCCTATTTAA
- the c8h20orf96 gene encoding uncharacterized protein C20orf96 homolog isoform X2 yields MTTSLPNHVIFPFKECFQKVDYSRWARYSRRPAPLPTARAPAVPPKSDAYRHRGAPSVHQQNNTRAAPDESLRSLVQRTGKKEMVKDTFPWNENDKILKLLIQSRKTAVEELERHCAHLLAMNCQQFGEIARTEMCSFSCAQDRILQHEKLKRSIVALKGWSQREVKKAKEELEDAEREAKEAICELQGQLEEMELQVVKTHAEVNSLRTYKDRQYHVNESRIAQLRREVEQVKESRKLSSVTLSLSQTMAEHDKIMKETDLHKKVIRELEEASREVEEDIKQLKQSGASVSKDASQRRPPRTHKCTPDMDVNIDIPREEWLPI; encoded by the exons ATGACcacatcattaccaaaccatgtaATATTCCCCTTTAAGGAATGTTTTCAGAAAGTG GATTACAGCAGGTGGGCGCGGTACAGCAGGCGCCCTGCTCCCCTGCCCACGGCACGTGCTCCTGCTGTCCCACCCAAGAGTGATGCCTATAGACACAGGGGCGCCCCCTCTGTGCACCAGCAAAACAACACCAGAGCAG CCCCTGACGAATCATTGAGGTCTTTGGTTCAACGCACAGGAAAGAAAGAGATGGTGAAAGACACCTTTCCATGGAACGAAAATGACAAAATACTTAAG TTGCTCATCCAGTCAAGAAAGACAGCAGTGGAAGAGCTGgagaggcactgtgcccatctCCTGGCCATGAACTGTCAGCAGTTCGGGGAGATCGCTCGTACCGAGATGTGCTCCTTCAGCTGTGCTCAGGACCGTATCCTTCAGCACGAGAAACTCAAG AGATCTATCGTAGCTTTAAAAGGCTGGAGTCAAAGAGAGGTGAAAAAGGCCAAAGAGGAATTAGAGGATGCGGAACGAGAGGCAAAGGAAGCCATCTGCG AACTTCAGGGGCAGCTTGAAGagatggagctgcaggtggtgaAAACCCATGCTGAAGTAAACTCACTGAGGACCTACAAGGACAGGCAGTACCATGTAAATGAATCGAGGATCGCTCAGCTCAGAAGGGAGGTTGAGCAGGTGAAGGAATCGAGGAAG CTGTCCAGTGTTACTCTTAGCCTTTCCCAGACCATGGCAGAACATGACAAAATAATGAAAGAAACTGACCTTCACAAAAAG GTCATTAGGGAGCTTGAGGAGGCCAGCAGGGAAGTGGAGGAGGATATCAAGCAGCTAAAGCAGTCAGGAGCGAGTGTGAGCAAGGACGCCTCACAACGAAGACCCCCCAGGACACACAA ATGTACTCCAGATATGGACGTGAACATAGACATTCCCAGAGAAGAATGGCTTCCTATTTAA
- the c8h20orf96 gene encoding uncharacterized protein C20orf96 homolog isoform X3: MTTSLPNHVIFPFKECFQKVDYSRWARYSRRPAPLPTARAPAVPPKSDAYRHRGAPSVHQQNNTRAGKKEMVKDTFPWNENDKILKLLIQSRKTAVEELERHCAHLLAMNCQQFGEIARTEMCSFSCAQDRILQHEKLKRSIVALKGWSQREVKKAKEELEDAEREAKEAICELQGQLEEMELQVVKTHAEVNSLRTYKDRQYHVNESRIAQLRREVEQVKESRKVTDTPLQRLSSVTLSLSQTMAEHDKIMKETDLHKKVIRELEEASREVEEDIKQLKQSGASVSKDASQRRPPRTHKCTPDMDVNIDIPREEWLPI; this comes from the exons ATGACcacatcattaccaaaccatgtaATATTCCCCTTTAAGGAATGTTTTCAGAAAGTG GATTACAGCAGGTGGGCGCGGTACAGCAGGCGCCCTGCTCCCCTGCCCACGGCACGTGCTCCTGCTGTCCCACCCAAGAGTGATGCCTATAGACACAGGGGCGCCCCCTCTGTGCACCAGCAAAACAACACCAGAGCAG GAAAGAAAGAGATGGTGAAAGACACCTTTCCATGGAACGAAAATGACAAAATACTTAAG TTGCTCATCCAGTCAAGAAAGACAGCAGTGGAAGAGCTGgagaggcactgtgcccatctCCTGGCCATGAACTGTCAGCAGTTCGGGGAGATCGCTCGTACCGAGATGTGCTCCTTCAGCTGTGCTCAGGACCGTATCCTTCAGCACGAGAAACTCAAG AGATCTATCGTAGCTTTAAAAGGCTGGAGTCAAAGAGAGGTGAAAAAGGCCAAAGAGGAATTAGAGGATGCGGAACGAGAGGCAAAGGAAGCCATCTGCG AACTTCAGGGGCAGCTTGAAGagatggagctgcaggtggtgaAAACCCATGCTGAAGTAAACTCACTGAGGACCTACAAGGACAGGCAGTACCATGTAAATGAATCGAGGATCGCTCAGCTCAGAAGGGAGGTTGAGCAGGTGAAGGAATCGAGGAAGGTAACAGATACCCCCTTACAGCGG CTGTCCAGTGTTACTCTTAGCCTTTCCCAGACCATGGCAGAACATGACAAAATAATGAAAGAAACTGACCTTCACAAAAAG GTCATTAGGGAGCTTGAGGAGGCCAGCAGGGAAGTGGAGGAGGATATCAAGCAGCTAAAGCAGTCAGGAGCGAGTGTGAGCAAGGACGCCTCACAACGAAGACCCCCCAGGACACACAA ATGTACTCCAGATATGGACGTGAACATAGACATTCCCAGAGAAGAATGGCTTCCTATTTAA